The following proteins come from a genomic window of Chryseobacterium glaciei:
- a CDS encoding alpha/beta hydrolase-fold protein, whose amino-acid sequence MQNLKIITSILGLCSVLVFSQDYKTSSTVLKGKEFPKVDTERKTQFKVYFPEAKSVVLDGGDGMKNVKSVIAKDKDGFWNVSTSPMGIGFHYYWFNVDGKRTNDPNTELYFGYGQPTSGIEIPSGEDFFFEKNVKHGKIINDSLSSKITSGKRNFKVYLPPNYGTENFPVLYLYHGTGEDITGWEKQGYIRNILDNLFAEQKAKEMIVVMDYGVALNPEQEKMPDDYPRTVVSTKNLDKIVVQELIPYIEKKYKTDGKKSIAGLSRGSYQAMLIGANHPELFSAIGSFSPVIYEGTESQPFKELPISNLLKSKQKPFFFIGIGEKEDVKFFEYNKTIINYLNQNKYPYSQYKSPQTYHEWLTWRRCLYQFAQKVFR is encoded by the coding sequence ATGCAAAATTTAAAGATAATAACTTCTATTCTTGGACTATGTTCAGTCTTGGTATTTTCTCAGGATTATAAAACTTCCTCAACTGTATTGAAAGGAAAAGAATTCCCGAAAGTTGATACAGAAAGAAAAACTCAGTTTAAAGTTTATTTTCCGGAAGCAAAATCTGTTGTATTAGATGGGGGAGATGGGATGAAAAATGTAAAATCTGTAATCGCTAAAGATAAAGACGGCTTTTGGAATGTCTCCACTTCGCCTATGGGTATTGGTTTTCATTATTATTGGTTCAATGTAGATGGTAAGCGTACCAATGATCCTAATACAGAACTTTACTTTGGTTATGGCCAGCCAACAAGCGGAATTGAAATTCCTTCCGGTGAAGATTTTTTCTTTGAGAAAAATGTAAAGCACGGAAAAATTATTAATGATAGTTTAAGTTCGAAAATTACCAGCGGAAAACGAAATTTCAAAGTGTATCTTCCACCCAATTACGGAACTGAAAATTTTCCTGTTTTATACCTTTATCACGGAACCGGTGAAGATATTACGGGTTGGGAAAAGCAAGGTTATATCAGAAATATTCTTGATAATCTTTTTGCCGAACAAAAGGCAAAAGAAATGATTGTCGTGATGGATTACGGCGTTGCCCTAAATCCTGAACAGGAAAAAATGCCTGACGATTATCCAAGAACTGTTGTTTCAACTAAAAATCTAGATAAGATCGTCGTTCAGGAATTGATTCCGTATATCGAAAAAAAATATAAAACCGACGGTAAAAAATCCATCGCAGGTCTTTCTCGCGGGAGTTATCAGGCGATGTTGATCGGAGCAAATCATCCGGAATTATTTTCAGCAATTGGTTCTTTCAGTCCGGTTATTTATGAAGGAACAGAGAGTCAGCCTTTTAAAGAGCTTCCTATCAGTAATTTATTAAAATCAAAACAAAAACCTTTCTTTTTTATCGGAATTGGAGAAAAAGAGGATGTGAAATTTTTTGAATATAATAAAACCATAATTAATTATTTAAATCAAAATAAATATCCTTATTCTCAATACAAATCTCCTCAAACATACCACGAATGGCTGACTTGGAGAAGATGTCTTTATCAGTTTGCACAGAAGGTTTTTAGGTAA
- a CDS encoding AraC family transcriptional regulator, whose amino-acid sequence MEEIFETFTPNNVLIKKYVDYYYLDIKPNNIINEFQCFPHFNNTISLYKSHIRVEERDVIFSEKANALQIFTPIRQKLLNVKQQGKVYRIVIVFHPLGIQQFYENLNFADYIANFDFFNQDELNEIFSTINLDTLTDSLDLFLEKRFKYFDHSILNKSIQYIFDNFENFTVGKLSVVLGISRQHLNRNFQHHLGISVKKFHEIVLFRKTVNNKLFEDPNKSFTKLAYEFNYNDQSHLNKAYKNLTENSPKNFFEKGTVLGNQDTFWSLQ is encoded by the coding sequence ATGGAAGAGATATTTGAAACTTTTACCCCTAACAATGTATTGATTAAAAAATACGTTGATTACTATTATTTGGATATAAAACCAAATAACATAATCAATGAGTTTCAATGTTTTCCTCATTTTAATAATACAATCTCGCTCTATAAATCTCATATCAGGGTAGAAGAAAGAGACGTAATTTTCAGCGAAAAAGCAAATGCATTACAGATTTTCACCCCTATCCGGCAGAAATTACTCAATGTAAAACAACAAGGGAAAGTGTATAGAATTGTAATTGTATTTCATCCTTTGGGAATTCAGCAATTTTATGAAAATCTAAACTTTGCAGATTATATTGCAAATTTTGATTTTTTTAATCAAGATGAACTTAATGAAATTTTTTCAACCATAAATCTGGATACCTTAACAGATTCACTTGATCTATTTTTAGAAAAAAGATTTAAATATTTTGACCATTCTATTTTAAATAAATCAATTCAATATATTTTTGATAATTTTGAAAATTTTACTGTTGGAAAACTTTCTGTAGTTCTGGGGATAAGCAGGCAACATCTGAACAGAAATTTTCAACATCATTTGGGTATTTCAGTTAAAAAATTCCATGAAATTGTACTATTCAGGAAGACTGTTAATAATAAATTGTTTGAGGATCCCAATAAAAGCTTTACCAAACTTGCTTATGAGTTTAATTATAATGACCAATCCCATCTTAATAAAGCCTATAAAAACCTTACAGAAAATTCACCTAAAAATTTCTTTGAAAAAGGAACTGTTTTAGGTAATCAAGACACATTTTGGAGTTTGCAATAA